The Phyllostomus discolor isolate MPI-MPIP mPhyDis1 chromosome 4, mPhyDis1.pri.v3, whole genome shotgun sequence genome window below encodes:
- the MAP2 gene encoding microtubule-associated protein 2 isoform X24, with amino-acid sequence MEFHDQQELTPSLAEPFDKKEKESEKQSQPGEDLKHAALVSPPETAETSPDNKDRQGTEEGRAPLTLFGHTPGAGLDDAKQKAELGPAVPGIGLLAETPAPKEQKDWFIEMPMETKKDEWGLAAPISPGPLTPMKKKDVFEDIPKWEGKQFDSPMPSPFQGGSFTLPVDVMRNDIVAEASPLAPPLLQPDDKKSVEETSGPVTAKDLSKVEEPHKDKPCKVAEDAHFAIVEECVPEKVLGEEKGAIEQESVQKGETSALGGQEPSVTEKEPQLKLEEITSIPDKETLLKESEPPKLADKETGVTQPSPEYTLSEEEWRGQQLSTDAFKQDSFPECLERDSARSAVTSKTLEEAVHKPAVLSEKDAIEDLFEEKCADKDNKVEGAGAATLAELDVPFYEDKSGMSKYFETSALKEEVTKSAQPGSDYYELSDTRESAQESFDTISPMYKNGDKGLQAGRESQPGAPAQEAGYSSLAKSYPPDLPEEPSSPQERMFTIDPKVYGEKRDLHSKNKDDLTLSRSLGLGGRSAIEQRSMSINLPMSCLDSIALGFNFGRGHDLSPLASDILTNTSGSMDEGDDYLPATTPALEKAPCFPIESKEEEERAEGEKATREGNTQAETLCESPFLAKDYYKNGTVMAPDLPEMLDLAGTRSRLASVSADAEVARRKSVPSETVTEGSSTALPPVTDENHVFVKTDSQLEDLGYCVFNKYTVPLPSPVQDSENLSGESGSFYEGSDDKLRRDLATDLSLIEVKLAAAGRVKDEFSAEKEASPQSALGREFDQERKASDKLDTVLEKSEEHTDSKEHARETEAAGLKVETFGLGVTYEHALTKELTVSKDASPVMAEKAEKGLSSVPEVAEVEQSKKAESELDSAAKKADQVQLDIKVSEFGQMASGLNIDVGKATELKFEATPSAPQEADMFLGIEPGHLKEGAKAGETEVKEKVAKPDLVHQEAVDKEESYESSGEHESLTMESLKPDEGKKETSPESSLIQDEIAIKLSVEIPCASAVSDADLALEERADDQLAFMQPPKEESKETPGISITPSEVTEPSTEAIGAEPAEAQSEEEEIEARGEYDKLLFRSDTLQISDLGIPGAREEFVETCPSEHKGVIESVVTIEDDFITVVQTTTDEGESGSHSVRFAALEQPEVERRPSPHAEEELELEEAAEAQAEPKDGSPEAPASPEREEVALSEYKTETYDDYKDETTIDDSIMDADSLWVDTQDDDRSIMTEQLETIPKEEKADKEARRSSLEKHRKEKPFKTGRGRISTPERKIAKKEPSTVSRDEVRRKKAVYKKAELAKKTEVQAHSPSRKFILKPAIKYTRPTHLSCVKRKTTAAGGESYQVPSVFKPAKDKVSNSTLSKIPALQGNTKSPRCSSACPSPTKRTTFSDSFYMQPTSAGSTDRLPYSESGNKDGVTKSPEKRSSLPRPSSILPPRRAVSGDREENSFSLNSSISSSARRTTRSEPIRRAGKSGTSTPTTPGSTAITPGTPPSYSSRTPGTPGTPSYPRTPHTPGTPKSAILVPGEKKVAIIRTPPKSPATPKQLRLINQPLPDLKNVKSKIGSTDNIKYQPKGGQVRILNKKIDFSKVQSRCGSKDNIKHSAGGGNVQIVTKKIDLSHVTSKCGSLKNIRHRPGGGRVKIESVKLDFKEKAQAKVGSLDNAHHVPGGGNVKIDSQKLNFREHAKARVDHGAEIITQSPGRSSVASPRRLSNVSSSGSINLLESPQLATLAEDVTAALAKQGL; translated from the exons ATGGAGTTCCATGATCAACAGGAACTGACTCCCTCTTTAGCTGAGCCATTCgacaagaaggaaaaggagtCAGAGAAACAGAGTCAGCCTGGTGAAGACCTTAAACATGCCGCCTTAGTTTCTCCGCCTGAGACAGCTGAAACGTCCCCTGATAACAAGGACAGACAAGGCACAGAAGAAGGAAGAGCCCCTCTGACCCTGTTTGGGCACACTCCCGGTGCTGGCCTGGATGATGCAAAGCAGAAGGCAGAGCTGGGCCCGGCGGTGCCCGGTATTGGCCTCCTCGCAGAAACCCCAGCTCCAAAGGAGCAGAAGGACTGGTTCATCGAAATgccaatggaaacaaaaaaggatGAGTGGGGCTTAGCTGCTCCGATATCTCCTGGCCCCCTGACACCCATGAAGAAAAAAGATGTGTTTGAGGATATCCCAAAATGGGAAGGGAAACAGTTTGATTCTCCCATGCCAAGTCCTTTCCAGGGCGGAAGCTTCACTCTCCCTGTAGATGTCATGAGGAACGACATAGTTGCGGAAGCATCACCTCTTGCCCCTCCCCTGTTACAGCCAGATGACAAAAAGTCTGTGGAGGAAACCAGTGGCCCAGTAACTGCCAAAGACCTTTCTAAAGTTGAAGAGCCCCATAAGGATAAACCTTGCAAAGTGGCAGAGGATGCCCACTTTGCTATTGTGGAAGAATGTGTCCCTGAGAAAGTtttaggagaagaaaagggggcaATAGAGCAAGAAAGTGTGCAGAAAGGAGAGACGTCCGCCCTTGGTGGGCAGGAACCTTCAGTTACTGAAAAGGAGCCTCAGCTAAAGCTTGAAGAAATAACAAGCATTCCCGATAAAGAAACCCTGCTGAAAGAGAGCGAACCCCCCAAGTTGGCAGATAAAGAAACAGGCGTGACTCAGCCCTCCCCAGAGTATACACTCTCAGAAGAAGAATGGAGAGGCCAACAGCTGTCCACAGATGCATTCAAACAGGACTCGTTCCCTGAATGTTTGGAGCGAGACAGCGCACGTTCAGCCGTGACTTCTAAAACACTGGAGGAAGCCGTGCACAAACCAGCTGTGCTGAGTGAGAAGGATGCTATTGAAGACCTGTTTGAAGAAAAATGTGCTGACAAAGACAATAAGGTGGAAGGAGCTGGGGCTGCAACCTTAGCTGAGCTGGATGTGCCCTTTTATGAAGATAAGTCAGGAATGTCCAAGTACTTTGAAACGTCCGCCTTGAAAGAAGAAGTGACAAAAAGCGCCCAGCCTGGCAGTGATTACTATGAACTGAGTGACACGAGAGAGAGTGCCCAGGAGTCTTTTGATACCATATCTCCCATGTATAAAAATGGTGACAAGGGACTTCAGGCAGGTAGAGAATCACAGCCCGGTGCTCCAGCACAAGAAGCAGGGTATAGCTCTCTTGCAAAGAGTTACCCACCTGATCTACCAGAGGAACCCAGTTCTCCTCAAGAAAGAATGTTCACTATTGATCCAAAAGTGTATGGGGAGAAAAGGGACCTCCACAGTAAGAATAAGGATGATCTGACACTAAGCAGGAGTTTAGGACTCGGTGGTCGGTCTGCAATAGAACAGAGGAGCATGTCAATCAACTTGCCCATGTCTTGCCTGGATTCCATAGCTCTTGGATTTAACTTTGGTCGGGGGCACGATCTTTCTCCTCTGGCTTCTGACATTCTAACCAACACTAGTGGAAGTATGGATGAAGGGGATGATTACCTTCCAGCCACTACCCCTGCACTGGAGAAAGCCCCTTGCTTCCCAATAGAAAGCAAAGAGGAGGAAGAACgggcagaaggagaaaaagctACCAGAGAGGGGAATACCCAAGCCGAGACATTGTGTGAATCGCCATTCCTAGCCAAAGATTATTACAAAAATGGTACTGTCATGGCCCCTGACCTGCCTGAGATGCTAGATCTGGCAGGCACAAGATCAAGACTAGCTTCCGTGAGTGCAGATGCTGAGGTTGCCAGGAGGAAATCTGTCCCATCAGAGACTGTCACTGAAGGAAGTAGTACTGCCTTACCCCCTGTCACTGATGAAAACCACGTCTTTGTCAAAACGGACAGTCAGCTCGAAGACCTGGGCTATTGCGTGTTCAATAAATACACGGTCCCACTCCCATCACCTGTTCAAGACAGTGAGAATCTCTCAGGAGAGAGTGGTTCCTTTTATGAAGGCAGTGATGATAAACTACGAAGAGACTTGGCCACAGACCTTTCATTGATTGAAGTAAAATTGGCAGCTGCCGGAAGAGTCAAAGATGAGTTCAGTGCGGAGAAGGAAGCATCCCCGCAATCAGCGCTGGGTAGGGAGTTTGATCAGGAGAGGAAAGCTAGCGACAAGCTGGATACTGTGCTAGAAAAGAGCGAAGAACatactgattcaaaagaacatgcAAGGGAAACAGAAGCGGCTGGTCTTAAGGTTGAAACGTTTGGATTAGGAGTAACCTACGAGCATGCTTTGACCAAAGAACTGACCGTATCAAAAGATGCATCACCTGTCATGGCCGAGAAAGCAGAGAAAGGTCTCAGTTCAGTGCCAGAGGTAGCTGAAGTAGAGCAATCCAAAAAAGCTGAATCAGAACTGGATTCTGCTGCAAAGAAAGCTGACCAGGTTCAATTAGATATTAAAGTCAGTGAGTTTGGACAGATGGCCTCAGGGCTAAACATAGATGTGGGAAAGGCAACAGAGCTCAAATTTGAGGCTACACCCTCGGCGCCTCAGGAGGCAGATATGTTTCTGGGTATTGAGCCGGGCCACCTGAAAGAAGGCGCCAAAGCCGGTGAGACGGAAGTCAAGGAGAAAGTGGCCAAGCCTGACTTGGTGCACCAGGAGGCCGTAGACAAAGAAGAGTCCTACGAGTCCAGTGGTGAGCATGAGAGCCTGACCATGGAGTCCTTGAAGCCAGATGAGGGCAAGAAGGAAACATCCCCAGAATCTTCTCTAATTCAGGACGAGATTGCCATCAAGTTGTCCGTGGAAATACCTTGTGCATCTGCTGTTTCAGACGCTGATTtagccctggaggagagagcaGATGACCAGCTGGCATTTATGCAGCCGCccaaagaagaaagcaaggagACCCCAGGCATATCGATCACGCCCTCTGAGGTCACAGAGCCCTCGACTGAAGCCATCGGGGCTGAACCGGCAGAAGCTCAGAGTGAGGAAGAAGAGATAGAAGCCCGGGGAGAATACGATAAACTGCTTTTTCGCTCAGACACCCTTCAGATTAGTGACCTGGGCATCCCGGGTGCCAGGGAGGAATTTGTGGAGACCTGCCCCAGTGAACACAAAGGGGTGATTGAGTCTGTTGTGACCATTGAGGATGACTTCATCACTGTGGTGCAAACCACGACCGACGAAGGGGAGTCGGGCTCCCACAGTGTGCGATTTGCAGCCCTGGAGCAGCCTGAGGTGGAGAGGAGACCGTCCCCTCATGCTGAAGAAGAGCTCGAACTAGAAGAGGCAGCGGAAGCCCAGGCAGAACCCAAGGACGGCTCCCCAGAAGCTCCGGCTTCCCCCGAGAGAGAAGAGGTCGCACTCTCAGAATATAAGACAGAAACCTACGATGATTACAAAGACGAGACCACCATCGACGACTCCATCATGGATGCTGACAGTCTCTGGGTGGACACTCAAG ATGATGATCGGAGCATCATGACAGAGCAGTTAGAAACTATTCCTAAAGAGGAGAAAGCTGACAAGGAAGCTCGGAGATCATCTCTTGagaaacatagaaaagaaaagccttttaAAACCGGGAGAGGCAGAATTTCCACTCCtgaaagaaaaatagctaaaaagGAACCTAGCACAGTCTCCAGAGATgaagtgagaaggaaaaaag CAGTTTATAAGAAGGCTGAACTTGCTAAAAAAACAGAAGTTCAGGCCCACTCTCCCTCCAGgaaattcattttaaaacctGCTATCAAATACACTAGACCAACTCATCTCTCCTGCGTTAAGCGGAAAACGACAG CAGCAGGTGGTGAGTCATATCAGGTTCCCAGTGTATTTAAACCGGCAAAGGACAAAGTCTCC AATTCTACCTTGTCAAAGATTCCTGCCTTGCAGGGTAATACAAAATCCCCAAGATGCAGCTCAGCCTGCCCTAGTCCGACTAAAAGGACTacattttctgacagtttttacATGCAGCCCACCTCAGCGGGCTCCACAGACCGTTTGCCATACTCAGAATCAGGGAACAAG GATGGAGTAACCAAGAGCCCGGAGAAGCGCTCCTCTCTGCCGAGACCCTCCTCCATCCTCCCGCCTCGCAGAGCTGTgtcaggggacagagaggagaacTCCTTCTCCCTCAACAGCTCCATCTCCTCTTCAGCACGGCGGACCACTA GGTCAGAGCCCATTCGCAGAGCAGGAAAAAGTGGCACTTCGACACCCACTACCCCTGGGTCGACCGCCATCACTCCTGGCACCCCACCGAGCTACTCTTCCCGCACGCCAGGCACTCCTGGGACCCCGAGCTATCCCAGGACCCCTCACACCCCAGGAACCCCCAAGTCTGCCATCTTGGTGCCCGGTGAGAAGAAAGTCGCCATCATACGTACTCCTCCAAAATCTCCTGCTACTCCTAAGCAGCTTCGGCTTATTAACCAACCACTGCCAGACCTGAAGAATGTCAAATCCAAAATTGGATCAACAGACAACATCAAATACCAGCCTAAAGGGGGGCAG GTTAGGATTTTAAACAAGAAGATCGATTTTAGCAAGGTTCAGTCCAGATGTGGTTCCAAGGATAACATCAAACATTCTGCTGGGGGCGGAAAT GTACAGATTGTTACTAAGAAGATAGACCTAAGTCACGTGACATCCAAATGTGGCTCTCTGAAGAACATCCGCCACAGGCCAG GTGGTGGGCGTGTGAAAATTGAGAGTGTAAAACTGGATTTCAAAGAAAAGGCCCAAGCTAAAGTTGGTTCGCTTGACAATGCTCACCACGTCCCTGGAGGTGGTAATGTCAAG ATTGACAGCCAAAAGCTGAACTTCAGAGAGCATGCTAAGGCCCGTGTGGACCACGGGGCTGAGATCATCACGCAGTCCCCAGGCAGATCCAGCGTGGCCTCCCCCCGACGACTGAGCAACGTCTCCTCTTCCGGAAGCATCAACCTGCTCGAATCCCCTCAGCTTGCGACTCTGGCCGAGGACGTCACTGCTGCACTGGCTAAGCAGGGCTTGTGA
- the MAP2 gene encoding microtubule-associated protein 2 isoform X25: MEFHDQQELTPSLAEPFDKKEKESEKQSQPGEDLKHAALVSPPETAETSPDNKDRQGTEEGRAPLTLFGHTPGAGLDDAKQKAELGPAVPGIGLLAETPAPKEQKDWFIEMPMETKKDEWGLAAPISPGPLTPMKKKDVFEDIPKWEGKQFDSPMPSPFQGGSFTLPVDVMRNDIVAEASPLAPPLLQPDDKKSVEETSGPVTAKDLSKVEEPHKDKPCKVAEDAHFAIVEECVPEKVLGEEKGAIEQESVQKGETSALGGQEPSVTEKEPQLKLEEITSIPDKETLLKESEPPKLADKETGVTQPSPEYTLSEEEWRGQQLSTDAFKQDSFPECLERDSARSAVTSKTLEEAVHKPAVLSEKDAIEDLFEEKCADKDNKVEGAGAATLAELDVPFYEDKSGMSKYFETSALKEEVTKSAQPGSDYYELSDTRESAQESFDTISPMYKNGDKGLQAGRESQPGAPAQEAGYSSLAKSYPPDLPEEPSSPQERMFTIDPKVYGEKRDLHSKNKDDLTLSRSLGLGGRSAIEQRSMSINLPMSCLDSIALGFNFGRGHDLSPLASDILTNTSGSMDEGDDYLPATTPALEKAPCFPIESKEEEERAEGEKATREGNTQAETLCESPFLAKDYYKNGTVMAPDLPEMLDLAGTRSRLASVSADAEVARRKSVPSETVTEGSSTALPPVTDENHVFVKTDSQLEDLGYCVFNKYTVPLPSPVQDSENLSGESGSFYEGSDDKLRRDLATDLSLIEVKLAAAGRVKDEFSAEKEASPQSALGREFDQERKASDKLDTVLEKSEEHTDSKEHARETEAAGLKVETFGLGVTYEHALTKELTVSKDASPVMAEKAEKGLSSVPEVAEVEQSKKAESELDSAAKKADQVQLDIKVSEFGQMASGLNIDVGKATELKFEATPSAPQEADMFLGIEPGHLKEGAKAGETEVKEKVAKPDLVHQEAVDKEESYESSGEHESLTMESLKPDEGKKETSPESSLIQDEIAIKLSVEIPCASAVSDADLALEERADDQLAFMQPPKEESKETPGISITPSEVTEPSTEAIGAEPAEAQSEEEEIEARGEYDKLLFRSDTLQISDLGIPGAREEFVETCPSEHKGVIESVVTIEDDFITVVQTTTDEGESGSHSVRFAALEQPEVERRPSPHAEEELELEEAAEAQAEPKDGSPEAPASPEREEVALSEYKTETYDDYKDETTIDDSIMDADSLWVDTQDDDRSIMTEQLETIPKEEKADKEARRSSLEKHRKEKPFKTGRGRISTPERKIAKKEPSTVSRDEVRRKKAVYKKAELAKKTEVQAHSPSRKFILKPAIKYTRPTHLSCVKRKTTAAGGESYQVPSVFKPAKDKVSDGVTKSPEKRSSLPRPSSILPPRRAVSGDREENSFSLNSSISSSARRTTRSEPIRRAGKSGTSTPTTPGSTAITPGTPPSYSSRTPGTPGTPSYPRTPHTPGTPKSAILVPGEKKVAIIRTPPKSPATPKQLRLINQPLPDLKNVKSKIGSTDNIKYQPKGGQVQIVTKKIDLSHVTSKCGSLKNIRHRPGGGRVKIESVKLDFKEKAQAKVGSLDNAHHVPGGGNVKIDSQKLNFREHAKARVDHGAEIITQSPGRSSVASPRRLSNVSSSGSINLLESPQLATLAEDVTAALAKQGL; encoded by the exons ATGGAGTTCCATGATCAACAGGAACTGACTCCCTCTTTAGCTGAGCCATTCgacaagaaggaaaaggagtCAGAGAAACAGAGTCAGCCTGGTGAAGACCTTAAACATGCCGCCTTAGTTTCTCCGCCTGAGACAGCTGAAACGTCCCCTGATAACAAGGACAGACAAGGCACAGAAGAAGGAAGAGCCCCTCTGACCCTGTTTGGGCACACTCCCGGTGCTGGCCTGGATGATGCAAAGCAGAAGGCAGAGCTGGGCCCGGCGGTGCCCGGTATTGGCCTCCTCGCAGAAACCCCAGCTCCAAAGGAGCAGAAGGACTGGTTCATCGAAATgccaatggaaacaaaaaaggatGAGTGGGGCTTAGCTGCTCCGATATCTCCTGGCCCCCTGACACCCATGAAGAAAAAAGATGTGTTTGAGGATATCCCAAAATGGGAAGGGAAACAGTTTGATTCTCCCATGCCAAGTCCTTTCCAGGGCGGAAGCTTCACTCTCCCTGTAGATGTCATGAGGAACGACATAGTTGCGGAAGCATCACCTCTTGCCCCTCCCCTGTTACAGCCAGATGACAAAAAGTCTGTGGAGGAAACCAGTGGCCCAGTAACTGCCAAAGACCTTTCTAAAGTTGAAGAGCCCCATAAGGATAAACCTTGCAAAGTGGCAGAGGATGCCCACTTTGCTATTGTGGAAGAATGTGTCCCTGAGAAAGTtttaggagaagaaaagggggcaATAGAGCAAGAAAGTGTGCAGAAAGGAGAGACGTCCGCCCTTGGTGGGCAGGAACCTTCAGTTACTGAAAAGGAGCCTCAGCTAAAGCTTGAAGAAATAACAAGCATTCCCGATAAAGAAACCCTGCTGAAAGAGAGCGAACCCCCCAAGTTGGCAGATAAAGAAACAGGCGTGACTCAGCCCTCCCCAGAGTATACACTCTCAGAAGAAGAATGGAGAGGCCAACAGCTGTCCACAGATGCATTCAAACAGGACTCGTTCCCTGAATGTTTGGAGCGAGACAGCGCACGTTCAGCCGTGACTTCTAAAACACTGGAGGAAGCCGTGCACAAACCAGCTGTGCTGAGTGAGAAGGATGCTATTGAAGACCTGTTTGAAGAAAAATGTGCTGACAAAGACAATAAGGTGGAAGGAGCTGGGGCTGCAACCTTAGCTGAGCTGGATGTGCCCTTTTATGAAGATAAGTCAGGAATGTCCAAGTACTTTGAAACGTCCGCCTTGAAAGAAGAAGTGACAAAAAGCGCCCAGCCTGGCAGTGATTACTATGAACTGAGTGACACGAGAGAGAGTGCCCAGGAGTCTTTTGATACCATATCTCCCATGTATAAAAATGGTGACAAGGGACTTCAGGCAGGTAGAGAATCACAGCCCGGTGCTCCAGCACAAGAAGCAGGGTATAGCTCTCTTGCAAAGAGTTACCCACCTGATCTACCAGAGGAACCCAGTTCTCCTCAAGAAAGAATGTTCACTATTGATCCAAAAGTGTATGGGGAGAAAAGGGACCTCCACAGTAAGAATAAGGATGATCTGACACTAAGCAGGAGTTTAGGACTCGGTGGTCGGTCTGCAATAGAACAGAGGAGCATGTCAATCAACTTGCCCATGTCTTGCCTGGATTCCATAGCTCTTGGATTTAACTTTGGTCGGGGGCACGATCTTTCTCCTCTGGCTTCTGACATTCTAACCAACACTAGTGGAAGTATGGATGAAGGGGATGATTACCTTCCAGCCACTACCCCTGCACTGGAGAAAGCCCCTTGCTTCCCAATAGAAAGCAAAGAGGAGGAAGAACgggcagaaggagaaaaagctACCAGAGAGGGGAATACCCAAGCCGAGACATTGTGTGAATCGCCATTCCTAGCCAAAGATTATTACAAAAATGGTACTGTCATGGCCCCTGACCTGCCTGAGATGCTAGATCTGGCAGGCACAAGATCAAGACTAGCTTCCGTGAGTGCAGATGCTGAGGTTGCCAGGAGGAAATCTGTCCCATCAGAGACTGTCACTGAAGGAAGTAGTACTGCCTTACCCCCTGTCACTGATGAAAACCACGTCTTTGTCAAAACGGACAGTCAGCTCGAAGACCTGGGCTATTGCGTGTTCAATAAATACACGGTCCCACTCCCATCACCTGTTCAAGACAGTGAGAATCTCTCAGGAGAGAGTGGTTCCTTTTATGAAGGCAGTGATGATAAACTACGAAGAGACTTGGCCACAGACCTTTCATTGATTGAAGTAAAATTGGCAGCTGCCGGAAGAGTCAAAGATGAGTTCAGTGCGGAGAAGGAAGCATCCCCGCAATCAGCGCTGGGTAGGGAGTTTGATCAGGAGAGGAAAGCTAGCGACAAGCTGGATACTGTGCTAGAAAAGAGCGAAGAACatactgattcaaaagaacatgcAAGGGAAACAGAAGCGGCTGGTCTTAAGGTTGAAACGTTTGGATTAGGAGTAACCTACGAGCATGCTTTGACCAAAGAACTGACCGTATCAAAAGATGCATCACCTGTCATGGCCGAGAAAGCAGAGAAAGGTCTCAGTTCAGTGCCAGAGGTAGCTGAAGTAGAGCAATCCAAAAAAGCTGAATCAGAACTGGATTCTGCTGCAAAGAAAGCTGACCAGGTTCAATTAGATATTAAAGTCAGTGAGTTTGGACAGATGGCCTCAGGGCTAAACATAGATGTGGGAAAGGCAACAGAGCTCAAATTTGAGGCTACACCCTCGGCGCCTCAGGAGGCAGATATGTTTCTGGGTATTGAGCCGGGCCACCTGAAAGAAGGCGCCAAAGCCGGTGAGACGGAAGTCAAGGAGAAAGTGGCCAAGCCTGACTTGGTGCACCAGGAGGCCGTAGACAAAGAAGAGTCCTACGAGTCCAGTGGTGAGCATGAGAGCCTGACCATGGAGTCCTTGAAGCCAGATGAGGGCAAGAAGGAAACATCCCCAGAATCTTCTCTAATTCAGGACGAGATTGCCATCAAGTTGTCCGTGGAAATACCTTGTGCATCTGCTGTTTCAGACGCTGATTtagccctggaggagagagcaGATGACCAGCTGGCATTTATGCAGCCGCccaaagaagaaagcaaggagACCCCAGGCATATCGATCACGCCCTCTGAGGTCACAGAGCCCTCGACTGAAGCCATCGGGGCTGAACCGGCAGAAGCTCAGAGTGAGGAAGAAGAGATAGAAGCCCGGGGAGAATACGATAAACTGCTTTTTCGCTCAGACACCCTTCAGATTAGTGACCTGGGCATCCCGGGTGCCAGGGAGGAATTTGTGGAGACCTGCCCCAGTGAACACAAAGGGGTGATTGAGTCTGTTGTGACCATTGAGGATGACTTCATCACTGTGGTGCAAACCACGACCGACGAAGGGGAGTCGGGCTCCCACAGTGTGCGATTTGCAGCCCTGGAGCAGCCTGAGGTGGAGAGGAGACCGTCCCCTCATGCTGAAGAAGAGCTCGAACTAGAAGAGGCAGCGGAAGCCCAGGCAGAACCCAAGGACGGCTCCCCAGAAGCTCCGGCTTCCCCCGAGAGAGAAGAGGTCGCACTCTCAGAATATAAGACAGAAACCTACGATGATTACAAAGACGAGACCACCATCGACGACTCCATCATGGATGCTGACAGTCTCTGGGTGGACACTCAAG ATGATGATCGGAGCATCATGACAGAGCAGTTAGAAACTATTCCTAAAGAGGAGAAAGCTGACAAGGAAGCTCGGAGATCATCTCTTGagaaacatagaaaagaaaagccttttaAAACCGGGAGAGGCAGAATTTCCACTCCtgaaagaaaaatagctaaaaagGAACCTAGCACAGTCTCCAGAGATgaagtgagaaggaaaaaag CAGTTTATAAGAAGGCTGAACTTGCTAAAAAAACAGAAGTTCAGGCCCACTCTCCCTCCAGgaaattcattttaaaacctGCTATCAAATACACTAGACCAACTCATCTCTCCTGCGTTAAGCGGAAAACGACAG CAGCAGGTGGTGAGTCATATCAGGTTCCCAGTGTATTTAAACCGGCAAAGGACAAAGTCTCC GATGGAGTAACCAAGAGCCCGGAGAAGCGCTCCTCTCTGCCGAGACCCTCCTCCATCCTCCCGCCTCGCAGAGCTGTgtcaggggacagagaggagaacTCCTTCTCCCTCAACAGCTCCATCTCCTCTTCAGCACGGCGGACCACTA GGTCAGAGCCCATTCGCAGAGCAGGAAAAAGTGGCACTTCGACACCCACTACCCCTGGGTCGACCGCCATCACTCCTGGCACCCCACCGAGCTACTCTTCCCGCACGCCAGGCACTCCTGGGACCCCGAGCTATCCCAGGACCCCTCACACCCCAGGAACCCCCAAGTCTGCCATCTTGGTGCCCGGTGAGAAGAAAGTCGCCATCATACGTACTCCTCCAAAATCTCCTGCTACTCCTAAGCAGCTTCGGCTTATTAACCAACCACTGCCAGACCTGAAGAATGTCAAATCCAAAATTGGATCAACAGACAACATCAAATACCAGCCTAAAGGGGGGCAG GTACAGATTGTTACTAAGAAGATAGACCTAAGTCACGTGACATCCAAATGTGGCTCTCTGAAGAACATCCGCCACAGGCCAG GTGGTGGGCGTGTGAAAATTGAGAGTGTAAAACTGGATTTCAAAGAAAAGGCCCAAGCTAAAGTTGGTTCGCTTGACAATGCTCACCACGTCCCTGGAGGTGGTAATGTCAAG ATTGACAGCCAAAAGCTGAACTTCAGAGAGCATGCTAAGGCCCGTGTGGACCACGGGGCTGAGATCATCACGCAGTCCCCAGGCAGATCCAGCGTGGCCTCCCCCCGACGACTGAGCAACGTCTCCTCTTCCGGAAGCATCAACCTGCTCGAATCCCCTCAGCTTGCGACTCTGGCCGAGGACGTCACTGCTGCACTGGCTAAGCAGGGCTTGTGA